The DNA segment GTAAAGTTCCCGCTCTTTTTCCGTCACCAACCGCTCCTGTGCGTCCCGCTTGCGGCTCGTCTCACCCAGTTCGTATTCCAACTCCTTGACCGTTTCTTCCTGTCGCGACACTTCGCGGGCGAGGCGCAAGGCCGCTTTGACTTCCTGTTCATGTTCCTCGAGATCGTTTCGCCAAGCCGTCCAATTCACCTGCTCTCGCTCCGGGATGTCCTGTTCCCACAAGTCATGGTAACTGCTGCTATAAGGAAAAGCGATCGCATGCGCCAAATCGTTCAGTTCTTCGATGTCTTGCGTTTGTGCAAGAACCAAAGCTTCGCTTTGCCGTGCAGCCTGTGCTTGCAAGGATGTCCATTCTGCCAGGTGCTTCTCGTTATTCCCGCGCCGCCGTTCGATTTGCGCCAGCAAGCCTTCTTTACTCGCGTAATCAGATTTTAACCGTTCCAGCTCTTTTTCCTTGCCAATCGCCTCATGGTGGGTGAGAACATCCTGTTCTCGCTCCAGTTGCTGAAGCCGGATCCGTTCCCGTTCTTCCTCCTGCTCCAGTTCGGCCTTCTGTTGTTCGAGCGCCACAAGCCGCTCCTCTTGCTGCTCTCGCTCCAGCTCCTCTTTCTTCCACACCTTGTGTGCCTGTTCCACGGCTTGCGCTGCGACAAACAACTGATAGTCATTATACTTTTGGTATGCCTCAGCCAGTTTTTGCGCCTCTTTGCGGTGGACGCGCAATTCATCCAGACGGTCACTGATCTCGTCCATATCCTCCAACACTTCTGAGAGCGGGCGCAGATCGTTTTCTTCCAATGCTGGCAGAGCGGATGTCAAGATGTCGTAAATCGTGGTCGGCTTAAAATCTTTGGATAACTTCGGACTGCGCAACTGAATGAGCAAGTCGAGCAGTTCCTGATAAGCGGCCTCGTCTTCAAAACCAAACAACAATTGGTTGACCAAGCGCTTGTACTCTCCGGTGCTCGTCACGACACGGCCGCCGTCGCCGATCGCCTCCTCCAGTTGAGATCGCGACAGCGGCACTTTCACCTCTTCACTGCCACTGTAGTCGCGCCGATAGAGGAACAAGTCGACACCGATACGCCGGTTATCTTCCACGGAAAATCCCCAAAAACTCGCGGCGTGCGCTGTCTGGCGCGCCCTCAGCCCGATGCCGATAGTGAGAAAGCGTTCCGGCTCCGGCAACCGAAACTCCAGCCACAAATACGCGGTCCGCTCCTGATGCTCACCGTCTAGCAGCAAGTAATATTCGATTTTCCGGTCGCGCGACCCGAACGGATCCAACCGCCACGGCCGCTTGTCTCCGTCCAGCACGAGTGGAAGAAAACTTTGCATCGTCACAGACTTGCCCGAACCGTTACTGCCCCGCAAGATAAGGCGTCCGTCGGCAAAATAGAACTCCGCTTCATCGTAGTACCAAAAGTTCAAGACCCCTGCCCGATGAAGGTGCCAGCGATGGGTCATCCTGTTCCCTCCCGATCATCCTTGTCGTCCGAAACATTCGCTTCGTCTGGATACTCGCCGCACAGACGTCCGAACACCGGTTCAAGCCATAGTCCACCTTCCTGCGGGGCAGCCAGCTTCCACTCGATCAAGTGCTCAGCCACTTGGCGGGCCAGTTGGCTCGATGTCTGCTCCCGCAGCTGTTTGCTCCAAAAGGGAGCAAAGCGCTCTTTGAGATCGTACAGCAACTGTTCCAGCGCAGCCCAGCTGAGCGGCACCCGTCCCCCTTCGCGGACCGTCAGCGGATCGCCCGGCTCGACAAGTCGGCGCTGCACTTCCCTGGCCAGCAACAGGCAAACATCGGAGATGCCTTGCGGCGTCGGGAAAAGCGTCAGATCACCGCTCGCCTCTGGATACGTCACATACAGACCTTCCCGGTACCGCACCGCCTCCAATCCGATCTGGCGCAAATGGTCCATGATCGAACGCCGTTGTGTCAACACGTAACCCCGTTCTTCCTCAGTCCACTCTCTGTCCAGCACGACCGGCTCCTGCAACAGGCGGCGGTACACGCGATGCCGCAGTTGTTCCCGTCGTCCGGCCTCTGTTTCAGGATATTGCGCCTGTCCCAGCGCTTCCGGCCGGCGTTCCAGCGCCGTGATGTCATTCGTAAACCGTCGCACGACATACCGCGCAAGCGGTGAACATTCGTACAATACGTTTTGTTCACTGCTTTGGGCCCACGCATTCTCCTCCCCTTCCAAGACGATGAGCACCTGCAAGTCCCGCAGTTTTTTCAACGCCCGCGCCATCGAAAGGCGGTGATGGTAAATGCGCCAGTCCAATTCAACCTGTTGCATCAGCAAGGTTTCGCGCAACGTTTCGGCCAGTTCACTCAACAGAAACTGCTCGTGCTCTCCCTTTCCCTCCAAGTACCACAACGTATATACGAACAAGCCATAGTCGCGCGGGTGGGAAAAGGTGTCAAACCCCATCCAGTTGTACGCCTTCCCCGGCACCTTTTCCAACTTCACAAACGTCCGCGTCAACAGAAGGGGAAAACCCGCATATTCCTGAAACCAATCGCGCAGCCAATCGTAGTGGGCTTTCACCAGTTGGAACAATTCGGGATCCTGTTGTTTGGAAATCCACGGCCGGTTTAAAAGGGCTTGCGCGCACGTGCGGCGTTCTTCCCGAATGCGTTCTTCATGCTTGCTGCGGTTCAAAGGAGGACCACCTTCTCTGTTGCGTTATCGGCAGTTGGCTCGTCAGCATCAATTCCACGTGAAAAACGGAGCCGGTAATTGGGCATCTCCAGTTGGCCGTCATCCGTCACGACAACAGTCCGTTCATTGTCTGGCGGAACGGTAAGCTGAATGCGAATCCCTTCAGAGGTCAGGATGCTCCGGCTTGGACTGGCCAGACATTGTCCGAGCCAGACGAGCAGCTGGGAAAATACCACGCGGGAAAGGTGCGGCAATGCTTCCATCACCACTTCACCCCGTTCCAAAAACTGCTTCATCAACTGCTCTTCCTCACGGCGCCGCTCCAACCACTCGAGCCGTTTTTGCGCTTGCTCACCCCGCCTGCTCCTGACGGCGGACGTCGCATTTTCCCGCAGACGGCGCCGGCTTTTCGAGGTCAACGCGCGCACTTGCGGAGGCTCGTCCCACATCGAAGCGTCGGGTGATTCCGTCTCGCCTGGGTCGCTCCCTTGAAAGTGGCGCGTCTTGTACAAGCCGAAGGCATACGCCGCCAACTGGTGCGCCTCCTCGATATCCTTGAGCGAAAAAAACCAGCGCCCGAGATGCTCCAATTCCCGCTGGCGGCTGACACCGGAGCGCCTGCTCTCCTGGATGCGGAGCGCACTCCGGACGATTTTGGCAATCGTATTTTTGGTCGCCCGTTCAAAGCCACGCACTTCACTTTCCTGATTGCCCCTGCCCAAAAACCAGCCGGCAAACGATTCCCACGTCTCGCGCAAGCGTTCAAGACGTTCCTCTGCCGACTCTTGTTCATCCAGTTGGGGCTTGGCCGCCTCTTCCTGGCTGACCTGCCGGATGTACCGCTCCACGACGGTGGCATCCATGCCTTTGAGCAGCGCTTCAATGGTAAGGCTATACCGCTGCAGTCCTTGCATAAAGTTGCGCAAGTAGTGAGTGAGCGAGTCTTTGTAAATGAGAAACGATTCCGTCGCCATCAACTCTTCCACGCGGCTGCTCTCCAAGTGAGCGATGTAGTCAGCGGCACTTTCCGTCATCAGGCGAAATGTCGTCAACAGCTCTTCCCAGTGGGGCAGCGCCTTGCCCTGTGGAAAAGTCCCAGCCGCCTCTTTCAGTTCGGTGAGCAGCGCCGCGATCTTTTCCAGTCGCGTCGGCTCGAGCGACCCGCCGAAGCCGCGAATGTTCTCCAAGCCTGACACCATGCGTTCAATTTCCACCGCATACTTGGTCATCTGATACCGAAAAGACTTCCGGCGATACTCTTCAATGGTATTGACGCGCCTCCCGTCATGCTGGGCGGTGAGGTTTTTCCACGCCTCCAACTGTTCCAAATCCTGCTGGCACTGCTCAAGCGTGTAGTCGGTGAGGTATCCGCTGGCCTTCACCCCTTCAACGACCTCTTCCGGGGTGAGCCGGTAGCGCATGCGCTGGTGTTGTTCGTAAAAAAAGCGCATCACCGCCCGGTATCGTTCCACATTCTCGGCGGTGAGATAGCTTGCCTCGGTAATTGGACGCTTCAGATCGGCCATGTTCCCACTCCATGGTTCATTCTTTCTCCCAGTGTATCACAATCACGATTTCAGAAGTTCGATATCATCCTTAGCACCAGAAACTAAAGGGAATCTCGGGCTCAAGATACCACCACTTGGCTTACAAGTATGTTGCTTGTATCCGGAATCTCATCTTCAGTGAGTTCTTCCAGGCATAACTCAATAGCCTCTTTTATATTTTCCATCGCTTCTTTAAGCGTTTTTCCTTGTGAGTAACAACCTGACAGGACAGGGCATGTTACAGTAAAATATCCACTTTCATCCTGTTCGACGATAACAGGAAATGTTCTTGCCACACGAATCACCTCATTGGTTATTATACATCATCCGCTTTCATATTCTCGCCTGTTTTTAATATGGTTTAAAGAATTGAGGATTTTACAATCTCCATTAACTTCTCGTAGCTGTTCACAACGTCGTATTTTAGTCGGCCTGTGTTCAGTTTTGCAAAATGCCTGCGGGCACATTCGATCTTCGCCTTTTCTACCTCACGCAATTCCAATGACTCCATCGAACCTTTCGTCTCGGCGATGAAAAAGATGGTCTTGACCTCCCCTTCTTTGAACACGATAGCCCAATCGGGGTTGTAATTTCCCAACGGTGTGGGAATAAAGAAGCCGCGTGGCAATTTGGCCCGAATGATAAACTCTTCAGGGTTAATCCGAAATAAGTGAAAAGTAGACGATTTGATGCCGGTTAGGATTTTTACGATGGTTTTTCGTGTCAATCGCGTCTCGTCCATCAGCTTGCCGACCAGCTCGTACTTGATCTTCGAGGTTGCGGCCTGGTGAACATACTCCGTCTGCGTCTCCCGGGTAACAAACGCTTCACCCTGTTCCAGTTGTTCCTTGGACTCGATTTTATGCAATTCTCCATGCTTGATGGCGTAACGCACGGATGGCACGTGCAAGTTTTGATCCAAAGCATCAATGCATTTTCGGATGAGTTCTTCCGAATCAAACTGAACCGTGTACACCGTCTTTTTGTTGATCTGGTTCCACAGATCCTGAAACTCTTTCTTGTAAAAGTTTTGATTCGGCTTCAGTTGTTCAATATTTTTGCTCCGTTCATCCTCTGTCAAACCGGCCTTTCCGGCGACGTAAATCGTCTTCACCAATTCGATCAACGCCTCTTGATAACGTCCAATTCCTCGGGAAGCACCACTTGTTGCTGTTCCACCGCCGTAAAGTACTGCTCCGTCAGTTGGTCATTGTCATCCACATAGCCCTGCCGGATAAAGGTTCGGTGGAGCTTTTTGGCCAAATTCTCGTCAATGCGCAATGATTCCCCGCGGGCATTGGTGAGAACTTTATCCAAGAAGAAATCCACGTCGGCTTTCCGCGGACGTTCGGACAGCGTTTCGGCGATTTCACTCTGCAGTTGCCTGGCAAACTGTTCATACGACTCGCTGGCGATCACGGTCAGGACGTTGATCTCATGCACATCGATACCAGGCACGCTCGCATCCATCCGTTCACCATGTTGGTTAACGCACAGCCGTAATCCCCTTCCCACCTCCTGCCGCTTCTTGATCGTGGAATCGCTGTGTTTTAAGGTACAAATTTGGAACACGTTCGGGTTGTCCCAGCCTTCCTTTAAGGCAGAATGGGAAAAAATGAACCGGGTCGGCTCCTCAAAGCTGAGCAAGCGTTCCTTGTCGCGCATGAATCAGATCATAGGCCGTGGATTTCTTCCATTTTATGCCGATCGTTGAACGGGAAAAAGGTCATTCCTTGCCAAGAATGACCTTTGATGCATACAGTTTCATTTCGACAGCTTGAGCAAATCAAGATATGCCCGGACAAACCCTGCCAAGTTCTTTCTTCTTCCATAATGGTTTTTGATCAACTGACGGAATGGCTCCCACTTTCCGCGATAGGGAAACCAATGAACCTCTGATCTCCTTTTCCCCTTGTCCAAAACAATAGACTTCTGATGGCAAAACGTCTGCAGCCCGATCTCGGCATGGTAACGTCCGATTCCGCTTTCCTTGACCCCTCCGAAGGGCAGATGGGGATTGGAAACCGAGACGATCACATCGTTGATGACGACGGCCCCGGATACGAGGGCGTCCGCCACACGCCGCGCTTTGTCCAGGTCGCCGCTCCAGACGCTGGCATTCAGTCCATAAGGGGAATCATTGGCCAAGTGAATCACCTCTTCTTCCCGCTCAAAGGGCAGGACGCAGAGAACGGGACCGAACGTTTCCTCCCGCATGATCTTCATCTCAGGCGAAAGATCGGTCAAGATCATTGGCTGGACGTGAAGCCCCTTGCCTTTCTTCCACTGCTCGGGCGGCAGTCCGCAGACCAGCCGGGCGCCGCCGGACAACGCCTCCGCCACCTGGTCCCGGACGATGTCCAGCTGTCTGGGAAAGGTCATCGAACCCAGATCGGTCGTCTCAGCGTCCATCTCCTGGCTTAAGGCTTCCACTTCCTGCCGCAAGAGATGAATGAACCGCTCATACACCGGCTTTTCGACGTATATTCGCTCCACCGACATGCACACCTGTCCGCTGTTGGTCAAGGCGCCCCAGACCGCCCCCTTGGCGGCCCGTTCCAAATGCGCATCGGCAAACACAATCATCGGGTCCTTGCCGCCCAATTCCAAGGTGGTGGGAATCAGCCGTTTGGCCGCCTCCTGCTGGATGATTTTTCCCGTCCGCACGGAGCCGGTGAAAAAGATGTAGTCCGGCGCAGTCGCGACGAGCGCCGCCCCCACCCGTCCGTCGCCGTGGGCCACCTGGACCACCTTATCCGGAAAATCCACCTTTTGAAACAGATCCTCGATCATTTTTCCCACCAACGGCGTCACTTCGGACGGCTTGAGGATCACACTGTTGCCGGCCGCCAAGGCGCTGATCACCGGCACCATCGCAAGCTGAAACGGGTAGTTCCACGGCGAGATGACCAGCACCACCCCACGCGGATGATAGGAAATATAGGACCGTTTACCTATCAAGGTCAGAGGGGTCTTTACCTTTTTCGGCGCGAGAATGGATGCGGCATGCTTTTCCACATAATGAATCGCATCCGCCACCACCAGAATGTCCGCTGTCAGCGCTTCCACTTTTGGTTTGCCGGTGTCCCGGGCAATCACATCCGCCAATTCGTCCAGGTGATCTACTATATACGCTCTCAACCGCCGAAGCGCTTCAATTCGCGAGGAAAGCGGTTCTTGGCGCCATGCTTCAAATGCCTTTCGGCCATCTTGCACCATTCCGGCACAGGCTTGAATCGGCGTCACGGGAATTTCATCCAGGGTCTCGCCTGTTGCGGGGTTGATCGCCGCGAGGGTTTCCATCGCTCTCACCTCACACCTCTCTTTTCAAACGCCATGGCCATGGTAAACATCCTGCGCATCAATTTGTACCTGATTATATTTTCTGAACGCGAAGAGGACAATACCGATTTATGTAGTGATTTTTGTGTCGTTTGCATTTATGTCTATGTAGTGATTGGAAATAAAAATCCGCCGCCGGCGCGCTTTTCTTCCCTTTCACGATCACGCAATACCGGACGACGGATCGCTTTTGATCGAATCGAAGTACGTATTGGTCAAGCCGCTATGTGTATTGGACAAGTGGTCCTGTAAGCCGAGTTCTGTACTCCTAGTGCTGCAAGCGGGATGAGCGATCATCCCTCGCACGTCTGGAGCGGCAACCATCTATCTGGGATGTGCATTGCTGCACACCTCAAGCGACCAACCCGGGATCACCGCGGGCCACGGTTAGACGCGACAGGCGTCTCGATCCCCTATCTGGTCTTGCTCCGGGTGGGGTTTACCAGAGAATATGTCGCCATATTCTCTCGTGAGCTCTTACCTCACGGTTCCACCCTTGCCTGTGGTACCAGAAGGTACCCATCGGCGGTCCATTTCTGTGGCACTTTCCTTCGGCTCGCGCCGACTGGCTGTTAACCAGCACCCTGCCCTGTGGAGCTCGGACTTTCCTCCGGCATCGGCCAGTCTGTCAGACCTGCCTAAGCCGGCGGTTGCCCGGACCACTTGCCCCTGTCAAAACGACGCATAATATTATAACATATTGCTAACCACTGATCAAACAAACGTCATCCTTGGCGTGGGTCAAGAAATCTCTTGCGACATGGAACCAAATGTGAATTGATCATTCAAACCCATGTTCACTACGCAGATCGCTTCGATATGATGAACCAGTTCCACGATGACCGTATCTTTGACAACAAAACGAACAACGCCGAACACATGCTCATCGAATGTGTCGTAAATACGCCCGGCACTTCGGCATCCTTTAGGAACGGTTTGCGGACTATTCGCAACATATCCGATCTTTCCGACAGGCATCATCTCCGCCTTGATTGCCTCCTGATCATGGGGATTATCAGGTTCTTTCCGAAAACGTATGAGCTGGCCAGGCCTGATAAATTCCGTTCCAAAATAATACTTGGTCCCTGTCACTGCAACAAAAACCGATGACTTCATCACTTTCGCTCCTCAATATTTGTATCCTATCGAAGACAAACGGATTTTTTCTGGTATTTATTTTAATAATGACAATATGACAACTTGATGTCAGCAAACATTTATTCTTGATTTGATTGCTCAGTGACCAGGAAAGGATTTAGGCAGGTATCGTGCATAGCAAAAAGGCGGGCGTTGTAAGAATACCTTACAAGCCCGCCTCCCATCATCCATGAGCGCCAACGATGCTTTGACGAATGTGGCTTGACATTTTCAAATGGCATTCTCACCGGCGCTTGACAGGAATTGTGTCAGACATAACAAGAGACGAAAAAGGGACTAAAGATAAGCAAACGGATCGGTGTTGATTTCTGAAACCAGGATTTCGGTATCCGGATATTTCCCGGACAACTGATTTTTCAAATACTCGGCCAGACGGCCCTTCATGACCTGTTCCACATGATGCCCCGGATCCACCAGACACAGGCCCATCGCAAGGGCATCATGCGCCGTATGATAATAAATGTCGCCGGTAACCAGGACATCAATCCCCCGGCCGGCTGCCTGGGAAACAAAGGAATTGCCGTCTCCCCCAATCACCCCGACCTTTTCAATCAGGCAATCAGGCGGTCCGACATAGCGCAGGCCGGGCAGAGACCACTTTTCTTTCACAAAACGGGCAAAATCCCGCAGGGACATCGGCGCCGCCAGCCGTCCCTTGCGCCCAAGTCCCCGCGTTTTTCCTGGTTGTTCCAGCGGATACACATCGTAGGCCACTTCCTCATAAGGGTGAGCGTCAAGCATCGCCCGGATGACCGAAGACTGAATCGATTCCGGCACAATCGTCTCGAGGCGCACCTCAGCGACCCGTTCCAACGTCCCTTGCTGTCCGATAAAAGGATTGGTCCCTTCACGCGGCATAAAGGTTCCCGTACCCGGGATTTGGAACGTGCAGTGGCTGTAATTGCCGATCCATCCGGCCCCGGCTTCAGACATCGCCTGCATGACCGGCTCGACATGATCTTCCGGAATGAATACCACAATCTTCTTCAGCCGTTCACTTGCCAAGGGGATGAGAACTTCCGTATCCTGTAATTCCAACGAGGAAGCCAGCCAGTCGTTCAGACCGCCGTCCGCCAGATCCAGATTGGTGTGCGCTACGTAGATGCTGATGTCGTGTTTGAGGCACTTTTCAAGCAGCCGCCCTTGCGGCAGGTCTGTCCTCAGGTGGCGCAACGGCCGGAAGATCACCGCATGATGAGCGATGATCAGGTCCACCTTCTTCGCAATCGCCTCATCAACGACAGATTCCAGCACATCCAGCGCCACCATGACCCGCCTGGCTTCTTTCTGAAGCGTCCCGACCTGCAATCCTATGCGCTTTTCGTCCCCTTCCATCGCCAAGGATTTGGGCGCCAGCTTTTCCACCAGCTGGATCACTGTCTGAGCATGTGCATACACCTGGACAGCACCTCCAATTGTCTGAGTTCTTCCTTCACCCGGCTCACCTTTTCCTGCTGGAACGTGCGGGCTTGACTCAATCCTTGGAGAATCCGCCGCCGCTTGTCGGTCTCATACGCAATCCGGCGAAAGACGAGTGACCCTCGCTGTAGCTTGCGCGTCTCCTGCAGACATTCCTTCATCAACAGCCTGGGCCCGAGAAGATACAGGAGGAACCAATCCTCCTTCAAAAAAGCCAAATCGCGCATGTGGCACAAAGATTGCACAGCGGCCTGATAGCTGTCTTCCGTTCCCTGTTCGTATGTGAGGATCTCATAGAGATGATCCCCATCCAAGACGAGCTGCTCCTCGCAGAGTTTCCAACCTTGATCAAGGAGCGCCTTTCGCACGAGATGCGAGGCCATGTTCGGCTGCAGAATGAGCCGCTGAAAGGAAACGGTCTTCTCCGGATCGGCGGTCAGGAGGCGCCGGATCAGATCCCCGCCCATCCCGGCAAGAACGACGCTGTGCACCTCGCCGGCAGCCAGCGGCTCAAGACCGTCTCCCAGCCGCACCGCGATGCGATCCGACAGGCCGGCTTCCTGTACAGCCTGAAGGGCACGTTGATACGGACCTTCTCTCACTTCGACCGCGACGGCTTGAGGACAATGTCCGCTTTGCACCAAGGAAATGGGCAAGTAAGCATGATCGGTACCCACATCGGCAAAAGGCACACCCGTCGGAATCTGGGTGGCAATCCGGCACAGGCGGCGGGAGAGCAGCGGGTGTTTTCGCTCCTGATGGATTTTGATTTTCATTTTCACCATTCCATTGAAGAATTCAGGTGAAATTCAGGTGAAAACAGGCGCTTTCACCTGAATTTTTTCAAATGTTCGCATACACGTCCTGAAATGTGTTTGCATTTGGTTTCAGGAGCATGTAAAATGATAGCAAAGAAAAGAACTCACTGACCGTGAGTTCTCCTTACTCCAAAAAGTCTTTTAACCGCTTGCTCCGGCTTGGGTGACGCAGCTTGCGCAATGCCTTGGCTTCAATCTGGCGGATCCGCTCACGCGTCACGCCGAAAACCTGGCCAACCTCCTCCAAGGTTCTGGTCCGGCCGTCATCCAGACCAAAACGCAAGCGCAAGACATTTTCTTCTCGTTCCGTCAACGTATCCAGAACATCCTTCAGCTGCTCCTTGAGCAGCTCATAAGCGGCAGCATCGGATGGCGCCAAGGCATCCTGATCCTCAATAAAATCGCCAAGGTGGGAATCGTCCTCTTCGCCAATCGGCGTCTCGAGGGAAACAGGTTCCTGAGCAATTTTGATGATTTCCCGCACCTTTTCCGGGGTCAGATCCATTTCCTTGGCGATCTCTTCGGCCGTCGGTTCACGTCCCAGTTCCTGCAACAGCTGCCGGGACACGCGAATCAGCTTGTTGATGGTCTCCACCATGTGGACCGGGATGCGGATGGTCCGTGCCTGATCGGCGATGGCCCGCGTAATCGCTTGACGGATCCACCAGGTTGCGTAGGTGCTGAATTTGTAGCCTTTCCGGTAATCAAATTTCTCGACCGCTTTCAGCAGCCCCATGTTTCCTTCTTGAATCAGGTCGAGAAACAACATCCCGCGACCCACATATCTTTTGGCGATGCTGACAACCAATCTGAGGTTCGCCTCTGCCAGCCGCTTTTTGGCTTCTTGATCGCCTTGCTCAATCCGTTTGGCCAGTTCGATCTCTTCTTCGGCGGACAACAGCGGCACGCGGCCAATCTCTTTCAAGTACATCCGGACAGGGTCATTGATTTTCACGCCAGGCGGAATGAGCAAGTCATCGTCAACCATGTAGTCTTCATGATGATCCACATCCGCGTCAAGATCCGGATCCAATTCCGGCACGTCCAAATCTTCGTCTGATTCGTTGAGCACCTCAATCCCCTGTTCACTGAGCTGCTCAAAAAACTCATCAATCTGTTCCGGCTCTTGGTCAAAGGGGGACAGGCGCTCCATGATTTCCTGATAGGTGATCATCCCGCGCTTCTTGGCGGTTTCCAGCAGTTGCGCTTTCGCCTGTTCAAGGGTCATTTCTTGATTTTGCTCATCTTTTGTCTGTTCTTTCGTCTTCTCCACGTAAAACCCTCCTTCCATCTACTCGGCCACTCGCATCATTCGATCGTTCACATGGTCGTATGGCGGACTGCGGGGCGTTGACCGCTCAATTCTTTTTTCAGTTGGATCAACTGTTGAGCCAATTCCAGCGCCCGCTTCGTGTCACCCAATCGCTCTGCTTTCTGGATCTCTTCTCTCTTCTCTTCAAATTCGATCCATTTCGGATAGCTTTTGATCTCTTTTACATAATCGATAAGCTCTTGGGGCGAGGCGTCCCCTTCCATTTCCATCATGGCCAATTCACTGGCCAGCTCCACCAGCCGCACATCGGTTAGCGTATGGATAAACCGGCTGACATCCATCTCCCGGGTACGTTCATAATAGGCATACAAATATGCCGCCAGCACAGCATGTTCCTCTTCGTTGAACTGGCTTCCGATCTCCTGTTGGGCGAACTGGACGACCTGTTCGTCCCTCATCATCCAGGCCAGCAATTTTCGTTCTGCCGCATAGTAGGCAGGAACCCGTTTCGCGGATGCGATCAGATGTTTTGTGCCAGT comes from the Bacillus thermozeamaize genome and includes:
- a CDS encoding TIGR02678 family protein — encoded protein: MREERRTCAQALLNRPWISKQQDPELFQLVKAHYDWLRDWFQEYAGFPLLLTRTFVKLEKVPGKAYNWMGFDTFSHPRDYGLFVYTLWYLEGKGEHEQFLLSELAETLRETLLMQQVELDWRIYHHRLSMARALKKLRDLQVLIVLEGEENAWAQSSEQNVLYECSPLARYVVRRFTNDITALERRPEALGQAQYPETEAGRREQLRHRVYRRLLQEPVVLDREWTEEERGYVLTQRRSIMDHLRQIGLEAVRYREGLYVTYPEASGDLTLFPTPQGISDVCLLLAREVQRRLVEPGDPLTVREGGRVPLSWAALEQLLYDLKERFAPFWSKQLREQTSSQLARQVAEHLIEWKLAAPQEGGLWLEPVFGRLCGEYPDEANVSDDKDDREGTG
- a CDS encoding TIGR02677 family protein; the protein is MADLKRPITEASYLTAENVERYRAVMRFFYEQHQRMRYRLTPEEVVEGVKASGYLTDYTLEQCQQDLEQLEAWKNLTAQHDGRRVNTIEEYRRKSFRYQMTKYAVEIERMVSGLENIRGFGGSLEPTRLEKIAALLTELKEAAGTFPQGKALPHWEELLTTFRLMTESAADYIAHLESSRVEELMATESFLIYKDSLTHYLRNFMQGLQRYSLTIEALLKGMDATVVERYIRQVSQEEAAKPQLDEQESAEERLERLRETWESFAGWFLGRGNQESEVRGFERATKNTIAKIVRSALRIQESRRSGVSRQRELEHLGRWFFSLKDIEEAHQLAAYAFGLYKTRHFQGSDPGETESPDASMWDEPPQVRALTSKSRRRLRENATSAVRSRRGEQAQKRLEWLERRREEEQLMKQFLERGEVVMEALPHLSRVVFSQLLVWLGQCLASPSRSILTSEGIRIQLTVPPDNERTVVVTDDGQLEMPNYRLRFSRGIDADEPTADNATEKVVLL
- a CDS encoding aldehyde dehydrogenase yields the protein METLAAINPATGETLDEIPVTPIQACAGMVQDGRKAFEAWRQEPLSSRIEALRRLRAYIVDHLDELADVIARDTGKPKVEALTADILVVADAIHYVEKHAASILAPKKVKTPLTLIGKRSYISYHPRGVVLVISPWNYPFQLAMVPVISALAAGNSVILKPSEVTPLVGKMIEDLFQKVDFPDKVVQVAHGDGRVGAALVATAPDYIFFTGSVRTGKIIQQEAAKRLIPTTLELGGKDPMIVFADAHLERAAKGAVWGALTNSGQVCMSVERIYVEKPVYERFIHLLRQEVEALSQEMDAETTDLGSMTFPRQLDIVRDQVAEALSGGARLVCGLPPEQWKKGKGLHVQPMILTDLSPEMKIMREETFGPVLCVLPFEREEEVIHLANDSPYGLNASVWSGDLDKARRVADALVSGAVVINDVIVSVSNPHLPFGGVKESGIGRYHAEIGLQTFCHQKSIVLDKGKRRSEVHWFPYRGKWEPFRQLIKNHYGRRKNLAGFVRAYLDLLKLSK
- a CDS encoding DNA-binding protein, with translation MKSSVFVAVTGTKYYFGTEFIRPGQLIRFRKEPDNPHDQEAIKAEMMPVGKIGYVANSPQTVPKGCRSAGRIYDTFDEHVFGVVRFVVKDTVIVELVHHIEAICVVNMGLNDQFTFGSMSQEIS
- a CDS encoding Nif3-like dinuclear metal center hexameric protein, which gives rise to MYAHAQTVIQLVEKLAPKSLAMEGDEKRIGLQVGTLQKEARRVMVALDVLESVVDEAIAKKVDLIIAHHAVIFRPLRHLRTDLPQGRLLEKCLKHDISIYVAHTNLDLADGGLNDWLASSLELQDTEVLIPLASERLKKIVVFIPEDHVEPVMQAMSEAGAGWIGNYSHCTFQIPGTGTFMPREGTNPFIGQQGTLERVAEVRLETIVPESIQSSVIRAMLDAHPYEEVAYDVYPLEQPGKTRGLGRKGRLAAPMSLRDFARFVKEKWSLPGLRYVGPPDCLIEKVGVIGGDGNSFVSQAAGRGIDVLVTGDIYYHTAHDALAMGLCLVDPGHHVEQVMKGRLAEYLKNQLSGKYPDTEILVSEINTDPFAYL
- a CDS encoding RNA polymerase sigma factor RpoD, which produces MTLEQAKAQLLETAKKRGMITYQEIMERLSPFDQEPEQIDEFFEQLSEQGIEVLNESDEDLDVPELDPDLDADVDHHEDYMVDDDLLIPPGVKINDPVRMYLKEIGRVPLLSAEEEIELAKRIEQGDQEAKKRLAEANLRLVVSIAKRYVGRGMLFLDLIQEGNMGLLKAVEKFDYRKGYKFSTYATWWIRQAITRAIADQARTIRIPVHMVETINKLIRVSRQLLQELGREPTAEEIAKEMDLTPEKVREIIKIAQEPVSLETPIGEEDDSHLGDFIEDQDALAPSDAAAYELLKEQLKDVLDTLTEREENVLRLRFGLDDGRTRTLEEVGQVFGVTRERIRQIEAKALRKLRHPSRSKRLKDFLE